The Verrucomicrobium spinosum DSM 4136 = JCM 18804 genome includes a region encoding these proteins:
- the trxA gene encoding thioredoxin produces the protein MASETLVTLTEENFSAEVQNSTVPVIVDFWAEWCGPCRMLTPILEDLAKDKAGAVKIGKVNVDDNQNLAAQFNVRSIPMLVFFKDGQAKDVVVGVQSKDALSRKLEAL, from the coding sequence ATGGCTAGCGAAACCCTGGTCACCTTGACCGAAGAAAACTTCTCCGCTGAAGTGCAAAACTCCACGGTGCCCGTGATCGTGGACTTCTGGGCGGAATGGTGCGGTCCGTGCCGCATGCTCACCCCGATTCTTGAAGACCTGGCCAAGGACAAGGCAGGCGCAGTGAAGATCGGCAAGGTGAACGTGGACGACAACCAGAACCTCGCCGCGCAGTTCAACGTGCGCTCCATCCCCATGCTGGTGTTTTTCAAGGATGGCCAGGCCAAGGATGTCGTCGTGGGCGTTCAGTCCAAGGATGCCCTCAGCCGCAAGCTGGAAGCTCTCTGA
- a CDS encoding SDR family NAD(P)-dependent oxidoreductase has protein sequence MKVLVTGGAGFIGSHTVERLLAQGAEVGILDNFNDYYAPDIKRHNISAVQDRITLVEGDLRDPEVVERAFAEGKYDAVIHLAARAGVRPSIEQPELYIDTNIKGTFYLLEACKRHGVKKFVFASSSSVYGVNKKVPFAEEDPILQTISPYAMTKMAGEQMCSNYSTLYGIRCVCLRFFTVYGPRQRPDLAISKFTRLILEDKPIDRYGKGDTARDYTFISDIVDGIIGALNYEEGPLCSIFNLGGSQTVNLNQMIGAIEDALGKKAMINEMPEQPGDVPLTSADVSKASKLLNFKPTTHLDTGIPKFVEWFLEMRKLGLR, from the coding sequence ATGAAAGTCCTAGTTACCGGCGGCGCAGGTTTCATCGGATCCCACACGGTCGAGCGTCTGCTCGCCCAGGGGGCCGAAGTTGGCATTCTTGACAACTTCAATGACTATTACGCCCCCGACATCAAGCGGCACAACATCTCCGCAGTGCAGGATCGTATCACCCTCGTGGAAGGTGACCTGCGGGATCCAGAAGTCGTTGAGAGGGCTTTCGCAGAGGGGAAGTATGACGCGGTGATTCACCTGGCCGCCCGTGCCGGGGTCCGCCCGTCCATCGAGCAACCTGAGCTCTATATAGACACCAACATCAAGGGCACTTTCTACCTGCTGGAGGCCTGCAAGCGCCATGGGGTGAAGAAATTCGTCTTCGCGAGCAGCTCCTCTGTGTACGGGGTGAACAAGAAGGTCCCTTTTGCTGAAGAGGATCCCATCCTCCAGACCATCAGCCCCTATGCGATGACCAAGATGGCCGGAGAACAGATGTGCTCCAACTACAGCACTCTGTATGGCATACGCTGTGTGTGCTTGCGCTTCTTCACCGTCTATGGCCCGCGCCAGCGTCCTGATCTGGCCATCTCCAAGTTCACCAGGTTGATCCTGGAGGACAAGCCCATCGACCGGTATGGCAAGGGCGACACTGCGCGTGACTATACCTTTATCAGCGACATCGTGGACGGCATCATCGGTGCTCTCAACTACGAGGAAGGTCCACTGTGCAGCATCTTCAATCTGGGGGGCTCTCAAACGGTGAACCTCAACCAGATGATCGGGGCCATCGAGGACGCACTTGGCAAGAAAGCCATGATCAATGAGATGCCTGAGCAACCTGGTGATGTGCCCCTGACCAGCGCCGATGTGAGCAAAGCCAGCAAGCTTCTCAATTTCAAACCGACGACTCACCTGGACACCGGCATTCCGAAGTTCGTGGAGTGGTTCCTGGAGATGCGGAAACTGGGGCTTCGCTAG
- a CDS encoding M20 family metallopeptidase, with product MTEAFPSSVTELAQALVRIPSVNPDGEPGTEKTGEAQCAAFVARFLEAAGATAVLEEVLPGRPNVIGRFPSEPLEGGGQKPVVLFGPHTDTVGVGGMTIDPFGGEVRDGRLWGRGACDTKGPMAAMLWALWEVREEIPHLPVEVHFAGFMSEESSQYGSRHFAKHHGQDYAFAFIAEPTSLQTVFKHKGSLWADIETFGVAVHGSRPELGENAILKMARLIKLLDGDFRQQLKDASGQDEWLGQSTISLGMIQGGARPNITADHCCLTVDIRYTPGVARLGGPMLLLEEFVKQHDASAVVNPRGREAASPCLDTSAEDPFVQALVRHGATLTGAPWFCDAAYLAEVGVPAVAVGPGSIAQAHTKDEWIDLAELERGAKFWMDYLRGL from the coding sequence ATGACTGAAGCCTTTCCCTCCTCCGTCACTGAACTCGCCCAGGCGCTGGTCCGCATCCCCTCAGTCAACCCCGACGGTGAACCCGGTACGGAGAAGACGGGTGAGGCACAATGCGCCGCGTTTGTGGCTCGTTTTTTAGAAGCGGCGGGAGCCACAGCGGTGTTGGAGGAAGTGCTGCCCGGCCGCCCCAATGTGATTGGGCGCTTTCCCAGCGAGCCTCTGGAGGGAGGAGGGCAGAAACCGGTGGTTCTCTTTGGGCCTCACACGGACACGGTCGGTGTGGGGGGTATGACGATTGACCCATTTGGAGGTGAGGTCAGGGACGGCAGGCTCTGGGGCCGCGGGGCGTGTGATACAAAGGGGCCCATGGCCGCCATGCTCTGGGCGCTTTGGGAGGTGCGGGAAGAGATTCCCCACCTTCCGGTGGAGGTGCACTTTGCCGGATTCATGTCCGAGGAGTCGTCCCAATATGGCTCCCGTCATTTCGCGAAGCATCATGGCCAGGACTACGCCTTTGCCTTCATTGCAGAGCCCACCAGCCTGCAGACGGTCTTCAAACACAAAGGCAGCTTGTGGGCGGACATTGAGACCTTTGGCGTGGCGGTGCATGGCTCCCGGCCTGAACTGGGGGAAAATGCGATCTTGAAGATGGCCCGGCTCATCAAGCTGCTGGATGGCGACTTCCGCCAGCAGTTGAAGGATGCCTCGGGTCAGGACGAATGGCTGGGACAGAGCACGATCAGCTTGGGCATGATTCAGGGGGGGGCACGGCCCAACATCACGGCCGACCACTGCTGCCTCACGGTGGACATCCGCTACACACCCGGTGTGGCCCGGCTGGGAGGCCCGATGCTGCTGCTGGAGGAGTTTGTGAAGCAGCACGATGCCTCGGCAGTAGTGAATCCGCGGGGGCGTGAAGCCGCCTCACCGTGCCTCGACACGTCGGCGGAAGATCCCTTTGTGCAGGCGCTGGTGCGCCATGGCGCGACGCTGACGGGGGCACCCTGGTTCTGTGATGCGGCCTATCTCGCCGAGGTGGGCGTGCCCGCAGTGGCCGTGGGACCAGGTTCCATTGCCCAGGCGCATACGAAGGATGAGTGGATCGATCTGGCCGAGCTGGAACGGGGAGCGAAGTTCTGGATGGACTATCTCCGGGGTTTGTAG
- a CDS encoding PIG-L deacetylase family protein encodes MNICTSALLTAQLLRRAEPVLSVSLVPVVVVAPHEDDETFGCGGLIALKRQLGVPVTVVFVSDGGGGYQEGTTAPPDIVVTREKEALKATGILGVPAEQVMFLRFPDTRLSKLDASEWQQLVSTLAECFNQQAELEVYVTHQRDLHPDHEATYRAVAEAVARSSSQVRLFEYPIWIRWMGKFHRNLQWSDFPGLIKVSIASEHATKLRAMQVYASQIGLLGRAHLRCYEQVWEIFVERPRPNHP; translated from the coding sequence ATGAACATTTGCACCTCTGCGCTGCTCACTGCGCAGCTGCTGAGGCGTGCGGAGCCAGTTCTCTCAGTGAGCCTTGTGCCGGTGGTGGTGGTGGCCCCGCACGAAGATGATGAGACCTTTGGCTGTGGTGGGCTCATTGCTCTGAAGCGCCAGTTGGGTGTTCCGGTGACGGTTGTCTTCGTCTCGGACGGAGGTGGCGGGTATCAAGAAGGAACAACAGCTCCTCCAGACATTGTGGTCACTCGCGAAAAAGAGGCGCTGAAGGCTACGGGCATCCTCGGCGTGCCGGCGGAGCAGGTCATGTTTCTCCGGTTTCCTGATACGCGCTTGAGCAAGCTCGATGCCTCCGAATGGCAACAGCTGGTATCCACGTTGGCGGAGTGCTTCAACCAGCAGGCGGAACTTGAGGTGTACGTGACGCATCAGCGGGACCTGCATCCTGATCATGAGGCGACCTATCGCGCTGTCGCGGAAGCCGTAGCACGCTCCTCTTCGCAAGTGCGGCTCTTCGAGTATCCCATCTGGATAAGGTGGATGGGGAAGTTCCACCGCAATCTACAGTGGTCGGACTTTCCCGGCCTGATCAAGGTTTCGATCGCCTCTGAGCATGCGACAAAGCTGCGGGCCATGCAGGTCTACGCCAGTCAGATCGGTTTGCTTGGGCGTGCGCATCTGCGTTGTTATGAGCAGGTGTGGGAGATCTTTGTGGAGCGCCCGCGTCCCAATCATCCATGA
- a CDS encoding methyltransferase domain-containing protein: MSPPPKPSWWMRARHVPGRLRTRLWLLLGRPMPITSQDRKVLETIILAKVAAERHRVLFVGCEIYTAHYRTFFRRNDYHTLDYDPAKQRYGARQHKVGSATELDRYYPEGWFDAVIFNGVLGYGIDELAGAEAAIAACRTVLKPGGLLVVGWNDRPEVRALVEASQELKRGLNPVVFEPLGVVQTEPIDVVKHVYSFFVKEEAGRR; this comes from the coding sequence ATGAGCCCTCCACCCAAGCCATCCTGGTGGATGCGTGCACGGCATGTGCCCGGACGTCTGCGCACTCGTCTCTGGCTGCTGCTGGGGCGGCCCATGCCCATCACCTCGCAGGATCGCAAAGTGCTGGAGACGATCATCCTTGCCAAGGTGGCGGCAGAACGTCACCGCGTGCTCTTCGTGGGGTGTGAAATCTACACTGCGCACTATCGCACTTTCTTCCGGCGGAATGACTATCACACGCTCGACTATGATCCCGCGAAACAGCGCTACGGGGCGCGACAGCACAAGGTGGGCTCCGCCACCGAGCTGGACCGCTATTATCCTGAAGGGTGGTTTGATGCGGTGATCTTTAACGGCGTGCTTGGCTACGGGATTGATGAGCTCGCAGGCGCAGAGGCCGCTATCGCTGCGTGCCGTACGGTTTTAAAGCCGGGTGGTCTTTTAGTGGTGGGGTGGAATGACCGGCCCGAAGTGCGTGCGCTGGTGGAGGCCAGCCAGGAACTCAAGCGGGGATTGAACCCCGTGGTGTTTGAGCCACTCGGGGTGGTGCAGACCGAGCCCATCGATGTGGTGAAACACGTGTATAGTTTTTTTGTGAAGGAAGAAGCGGGGAGGCGATAG
- a CDS encoding magnesium transporter CorA family protein produces MIRLITEHAQLIDWTDEKPHPLPENLVFLDLLNPSRSEEVEAEQWLEYTLPTREEMQEIEESSRLYSEKGALYMTAWVPVGLETPEPDTSAITFVVSPDTLTTVRYSDPLAFRVLADQVRRQCSTPVSSDAVFLLLVEMIVARIADTLQNIETDLRGVSRDIFVVDPNRADGGKANCDLNEVIKLLGRRNALVANLRECLVSIARMLQYFLNNAAPWMKGELAAQFRSVARDVKSLDDYTNQQTQEMAFLLDSTLGLISIQQNQIIKIFTVASVLFMPPTLIASIYGMNVKLPVAESPLAFLLVMITVVMSAILPVWYFKKKKLL; encoded by the coding sequence ATGATCCGCCTCATCACAGAGCACGCCCAGTTGATTGACTGGACCGATGAAAAACCCCATCCGCTTCCGGAGAACCTGGTTTTTCTCGACCTCCTCAATCCGAGCCGGTCTGAGGAGGTGGAAGCAGAACAATGGCTGGAGTACACCCTGCCCACCCGCGAGGAGATGCAGGAGATCGAAGAGTCCAGCCGGTTGTATTCTGAAAAAGGCGCTCTCTACATGACGGCATGGGTGCCAGTAGGACTGGAGACTCCTGAGCCCGACACGTCTGCCATCACCTTCGTCGTCAGCCCGGACACGCTCACCACCGTGCGCTACTCAGATCCGCTCGCCTTTCGCGTACTGGCCGATCAAGTGCGCCGCCAGTGCAGCACACCGGTGAGCAGTGATGCCGTATTCCTCCTGCTGGTGGAAATGATCGTGGCCCGCATTGCGGACACCCTGCAGAACATCGAGACGGATCTGCGCGGCGTGTCCCGCGACATCTTTGTGGTAGATCCGAACCGCGCCGATGGCGGCAAAGCCAACTGCGACCTCAACGAGGTGATCAAGCTGCTCGGCCGGCGCAATGCCCTCGTCGCAAACCTGCGCGAGTGTCTAGTGAGCATCGCCCGCATGCTCCAATACTTCCTGAACAATGCCGCCCCTTGGATGAAGGGTGAACTCGCCGCCCAGTTCCGCAGTGTGGCACGCGACGTGAAGAGCCTGGACGACTACACCAACCAGCAGACGCAGGAGATGGCCTTCCTGCTGGACTCCACCCTGGGGCTCATCAGCATCCAGCAGAACCAGATCATCAAGATCTTCACCGTCGCCAGTGTGCTCTTCATGCCACCCACGCTCATCGCCAGCATCTATGGCATGAACGTAAAACTCCCTGTCGCAGAGAGCCCTCTCGCCTTCCTGCTGGTGATGATCACGGTGGTCATGTCTGCCATCCTCCCCGTCTGGTACTTCAAGAAGAAGAAGTTGCTCTAG
- the mutS gene encoding DNA mismatch repair protein MutS codes for MSTDAAATPMMKQYLAMRRELPADVLLLFRLGDFYEMFFEDAKTAAGILNVALTKRNGIPMCGVPHHAAQGYIARLIRAGRRVAIGEQTADPVPGKLVPREVSEIISAGTVTDGRYLDASRAHYLAAIWREGKKFGLAYVDHTTGEFEVAEFDSANALSDELTRIMPSELLYAEEQSELLAEVGGSKGAQVCEGYLFLHDQAVHSLVQHFKVQSLDGYGCTHLTAAISAAGAIMQYLQFQLRKDVSHIKRLRVAVPYEGVWIDAASQSHLELVNSRGGTEHTLLHSLNRTCTPMGARKLRRWVLHPLRNLQQLIARQDLIAALLQEPMLLSQSRDLFKDIRDLERTAGRLSQGSGNGRDLLALAQALLAVPAIKVLLEELPRTPLAEDLMGQMRDLTQMAAEMEKVITEEPPATIKEGGIFREGFSPLLDELRSASTQGREWMARLQNDEIERTGIKSLKIKYNAVFGYFIEITKSNLDAVPKDYVRKQTTANGERFITDELKRMEDKILGADEKAKALEYEEFVKLRSAAMAHLEAIQETAEAIATLDVLASLAETARLFNYTRPVLNETRNLFFRDGRHPVLDQNLAGEKFVPNDTTLEPAENRVLIITGPNMAGKSTYIRQVALLTLMAQIGSYLPVASAEVGLVDRIFTRIGASDDLSRGQSTFMVEMNETALILNNATDQSLVILDEIGRGTSTFDGLSIAWSVAEHLHNDIGSRTLFATHYHELTVLAHTCSGVKNYNVAVKEWNHQIIFLRKIIAGSAEKSYGIQVARLAGLPEKVLHRARHILERLEAGHPPNEDAAALDEPLLVREKPAPRRTPRENPNAGPELNLFS; via the coding sequence ATGTCCACCGATGCCGCAGCCACCCCGATGATGAAGCAGTACCTCGCCATGCGGCGGGAACTGCCAGCGGATGTGCTGTTGTTGTTTCGTCTTGGCGACTTCTACGAGATGTTCTTCGAGGACGCGAAGACAGCAGCAGGCATCCTCAACGTCGCACTCACCAAGCGCAATGGCATCCCGATGTGCGGCGTGCCGCATCACGCCGCGCAGGGATACATCGCCAGACTCATCCGCGCTGGCAGACGCGTGGCCATAGGCGAGCAGACGGCAGATCCGGTGCCTGGCAAGCTCGTACCACGCGAGGTCTCCGAGATCATCAGCGCCGGCACGGTGACAGATGGACGCTATCTGGATGCAAGCCGGGCGCACTACCTCGCCGCCATCTGGCGTGAGGGGAAGAAGTTCGGCCTGGCGTATGTGGATCACACCACCGGTGAGTTTGAGGTCGCAGAGTTCGACTCGGCCAACGCGCTCTCGGATGAACTCACCCGCATCATGCCATCGGAGCTGTTGTATGCGGAGGAGCAGTCAGAGTTGCTTGCCGAGGTGGGCGGCTCAAAGGGCGCGCAGGTCTGCGAAGGCTACCTCTTCCTGCACGACCAGGCAGTGCACTCGCTCGTGCAGCACTTCAAGGTGCAGTCTCTGGATGGTTATGGCTGCACTCATCTCACTGCGGCCATCAGCGCTGCCGGGGCCATCATGCAGTACCTGCAGTTCCAACTGCGCAAGGACGTCTCGCACATCAAGCGTCTGCGCGTGGCCGTGCCCTATGAAGGCGTCTGGATTGATGCCGCAAGCCAGAGCCACTTGGAACTGGTGAACAGTCGCGGCGGCACGGAACACACCCTGCTGCATTCTCTCAACCGCACCTGCACTCCCATGGGCGCACGCAAGTTGCGCCGCTGGGTGCTGCATCCTCTGCGGAATCTACAGCAGCTCATCGCCCGGCAGGATCTCATCGCCGCACTGCTTCAGGAGCCCATGCTGCTTTCGCAGTCGCGTGATCTCTTCAAAGACATCCGTGATCTGGAACGCACCGCCGGACGTCTCAGCCAGGGCAGTGGCAACGGTCGCGATCTCCTTGCGCTCGCTCAAGCGCTGCTCGCCGTGCCCGCCATCAAGGTGCTCCTGGAAGAACTGCCCCGCACCCCGCTGGCGGAAGACCTGATGGGGCAGATGCGCGACCTCACCCAGATGGCCGCGGAGATGGAGAAGGTCATCACGGAAGAACCTCCCGCCACGATCAAAGAAGGCGGCATCTTCCGCGAAGGCTTCTCCCCTCTGCTCGATGAACTCCGCAGTGCCTCCACCCAGGGGCGCGAGTGGATGGCCAGACTGCAGAACGACGAGATCGAACGCACCGGAATCAAATCTCTCAAGATCAAATACAACGCGGTCTTCGGCTACTTCATCGAGATCACGAAGTCGAACCTCGATGCCGTGCCGAAGGACTATGTGCGCAAGCAGACCACCGCCAATGGCGAACGCTTCATCACGGATGAACTGAAGCGCATGGAGGACAAGATCCTCGGCGCGGATGAAAAGGCAAAGGCGCTGGAGTACGAGGAATTCGTAAAGCTGCGCAGCGCCGCAATGGCGCATCTGGAAGCGATCCAGGAAACAGCGGAAGCGATCGCCACCCTGGATGTGCTGGCCTCCCTGGCAGAAACCGCGCGACTCTTCAACTACACGCGGCCGGTGCTCAATGAGACGCGCAATCTCTTCTTCCGCGATGGACGTCATCCTGTGCTGGACCAGAATCTTGCCGGGGAAAAATTCGTACCCAATGACACGACACTCGAACCTGCGGAGAACCGCGTGCTCATCATCACCGGTCCCAACATGGCCGGGAAGAGCACTTACATCCGCCAGGTGGCGCTGCTAACGCTCATGGCCCAGATTGGCAGCTACCTGCCGGTGGCCAGTGCAGAAGTGGGACTGGTGGACCGCATCTTCACCCGCATCGGTGCCAGCGATGACCTCTCCCGCGGCCAGAGCACCTTCATGGTGGAGATGAATGAAACTGCGCTCATCTTAAACAATGCTACAGACCAGAGTCTCGTCATCCTGGATGAGATCGGTCGCGGCACGAGCACCTTCGATGGCCTGAGCATCGCATGGAGCGTGGCCGAGCATTTGCACAACGACATCGGCTCTCGCACGCTCTTCGCGACACACTACCACGAGCTCACCGTCCTCGCGCACACCTGCAGCGGGGTGAAGAACTACAATGTGGCCGTGAAGGAATGGAATCACCAGATCATTTTCCTGCGCAAGATCATCGCAGGCAGCGCGGAGAAGAGCTATGGCATCCAGGTCGCCCGTCTGGCGGGGTTGCCGGAAAAGGTGCTGCACCGTGCGCGCCATATCCTGGAACGCCTTGAGGCGGGACACCCTCCCAACGAGGACGCCGCCGCATTGGACGAGCCGCTTCTCGTTCGCGAGAAACCCGCTCCCCGGCGCACGCCACGCGAAAACCCCAACGCGGGACCGGAATTAAACCTCTTCTCGTGA
- a CDS encoding SAM-dependent methyltransferase translates to MSLTDTLLEKNLLPDALIRFGIRQRLQATLDERRPENVEYRQVLLNEHLQSLLASPVAVETDAANDQHYELPTRFFQLCLGKHLKYSSGWWDMDCQTLDDAEAAMLARTCERAQLIDGQHILELGCGWGSLSLWMAEHYPHARITSVSNSRTQKQYIDAEAARRGLTNLTVRTANMIHYPGEGEGVFDRVVSVEMFEHMKNYRELLRRVASWLKPGGKLFVHIFTHRDIAYHYEVRHENDWMARYFFTGGQMPSHDLLLHFQEHLQIQEQWAVNGQHYEKTANAWLANMDRHREEILPLLENTYGREQRTRWWVYWRVFYMACAELWGFHHGNEWIVSHYRFVKPLA, encoded by the coding sequence ATGAGCCTGACTGACACCCTTCTTGAGAAGAACCTGTTGCCCGATGCCCTCATCCGCTTCGGCATCCGCCAACGGCTACAGGCCACGCTGGATGAGCGCCGTCCAGAAAACGTGGAGTACCGTCAGGTCCTCCTCAACGAACATCTTCAAAGCCTGCTGGCCAGCCCCGTGGCGGTGGAGACGGATGCGGCCAATGACCAACACTACGAGCTGCCCACACGCTTCTTCCAGCTCTGTCTGGGCAAGCACCTCAAGTACAGCTCCGGCTGGTGGGACATGGATTGCCAGACGCTGGATGATGCAGAGGCCGCCATGCTGGCCCGCACGTGCGAGCGGGCTCAACTGATCGATGGTCAGCACATCCTGGAACTTGGCTGCGGCTGGGGCTCACTCTCCCTGTGGATGGCGGAGCACTATCCGCACGCCCGCATCACCAGCGTCTCCAACTCCCGCACCCAGAAGCAGTACATCGATGCCGAAGCCGCGCGACGTGGTCTCACCAACCTCACCGTGCGCACGGCCAACATGATCCACTACCCGGGCGAAGGAGAAGGCGTGTTTGATCGCGTGGTGTCGGTGGAGATGTTCGAGCATATGAAGAACTATCGCGAACTGCTCCGCCGCGTCGCGAGCTGGCTAAAGCCGGGCGGCAAACTCTTCGTGCACATCTTCACGCATCGCGACATCGCCTACCACTATGAGGTGCGTCATGAGAACGACTGGATGGCGCGTTACTTCTTCACCGGCGGCCAGATGCCCTCCCATGATCTGCTGCTGCACTTCCAGGAGCACCTCCAGATCCAGGAACAGTGGGCCGTGAACGGTCAGCACTATGAGAAGACGGCCAACGCCTGGCTGGCAAACATGGACCGCCATCGCGAGGAAATCCTGCCTCTGCTGGAGAACACGTATGGCCGCGAACAGCGCACCCGCTGGTGGGTGTACTGGCGCGTCTTCTATATGGCCTGTGCAGAGCTGTGGGGCTTCCACCACGGCAATGAATGGATTGTGTCCCACTACCGCTTTGTGAAGCCACTCGCTTGA
- a CDS encoding DUF1295 domain-containing protein, which produces MNSFPQLLLLGAAVAFVLFTLTWLLSRKLDNYSFVDITWSYALGVLAPLYAVCTWGTGYAPRHVLALVMAVGWSLRLGTYLLLRIKSHHPHEDERYQVLRKKWQGHLGSRFFAFFQAQAVLIVLLSIPVLLAFLNPASPLSLWEIAGAILWLIALTGEGVADRQMRQFKADPGNRGKVCTVGLWRYSRHPNYFFESLVWWGFWLFACGSPWGWLTLYAPLLILHFLLRVTGIPLTEKCAVESKGEAYREYQRTTSAFVPWFPKKSS; this is translated from the coding sequence ATGAACTCCTTCCCTCAGCTGTTGTTGCTCGGGGCCGCAGTGGCCTTTGTGCTCTTCACCCTCACTTGGCTGCTCAGCCGCAAGCTGGACAACTACAGCTTTGTGGACATCACTTGGTCCTACGCGCTCGGCGTGCTGGCCCCCCTCTACGCCGTCTGCACGTGGGGCACGGGATATGCACCCCGCCATGTGCTCGCCCTGGTGATGGCCGTGGGCTGGAGCCTGCGGCTGGGAACGTATCTGCTGCTCCGCATCAAGAGCCACCATCCGCATGAGGACGAGCGCTACCAGGTGCTGCGCAAAAAGTGGCAGGGACATCTGGGCAGCCGCTTCTTCGCCTTCTTCCAAGCGCAGGCAGTGTTGATTGTGCTGCTTTCCATTCCTGTGCTGCTGGCGTTTCTCAACCCGGCATCTCCCTTGAGTCTTTGGGAGATTGCCGGTGCAATCCTCTGGCTCATCGCCCTTACAGGAGAAGGCGTGGCAGACCGGCAGATGAGGCAGTTCAAGGCCGACCCAGGGAATCGTGGCAAGGTCTGCACGGTGGGCCTCTGGCGCTACTCACGTCACCCAAACTACTTCTTTGAGTCCCTCGTCTGGTGGGGCTTCTGGCTCTTTGCCTGCGGCTCGCCATGGGGATGGCTCACACTCTACGCACCGCTGCTCATCCTCCACTTCCTGTTGCGCGTCACGGGCATCCCTCTCACCGAGAAGTGTGCCGTGGAGTCCAAAGGCGAAGCCTACCGCGAGTATCAACGCACCACGAGCGCCTTCGTGCCCTGGTTCCCAAAAAAATCTTCATGA
- a CDS encoding DUF1475 family protein: protein MKAVPFLRVFFIVVLVSMLSVTIWASTQCALWKVPREVATHPWFIATLFDAYWGFLTFYIWVFYLERRILARVLWLVAILLLGNIAMAVYALIRLIRLPADATLETLLTKRV, encoded by the coding sequence ATGAAAGCAGTCCCCTTTCTCCGCGTCTTTTTCATCGTGGTGCTGGTCTCCATGCTCAGCGTCACCATCTGGGCCAGCACGCAATGTGCCCTGTGGAAGGTGCCGCGTGAGGTGGCCACTCATCCGTGGTTCATTGCGACCTTGTTTGATGCGTACTGGGGCTTTCTCACCTTCTACATTTGGGTGTTCTATCTGGAGCGCCGCATCCTCGCCAGAGTCCTCTGGCTGGTTGCCATCCTCCTGCTGGGGAACATCGCCATGGCCGTGTATGCACTGATCCGGCTCATTCGCCTGCCGGCCGATGCGACGTTGGAAACCCTGCTGACAAAGCGCGTATGA